In the Arachis ipaensis cultivar K30076 chromosome B10, Araip1.1, whole genome shotgun sequence genome, one interval contains:
- the LOC107620114 gene encoding uncharacterized protein LOC107620114: MATRGRGRTRTRESRNEHPADNHAEFMAAMANLANTMEANAAATLQAVQRLGQPTGNGNENGNGEGNTNDNAEGNGDNTGGVPMILATFLKVHPPTFRGSTDPIEADHWFQAIERALQAQHVPLNQYVEFAAYQLAGEAQPWWQAECRLLQLQNANIPWEVFQTAFYKKYFPESAREAKEMELMQLKQGSMSVAEYTNKFEELCRFSRVCQGDPETFESWRCIKYQRGLKDNIMTAVAPMEIRVFSDLVNKARVVEEYAKTVAASKDTHGGSSSRGRGKYFYPRGQSFKRGGYTPQGQGGFRKNNQNQFQYAKGRGNQSKSSPDLACDHCGHFHPYDSCKIGLGGCFKFGLPGHIARDCPRGRNQNAGQSQHQGRVFAVNAKDASKADPLMKGICLIGDKSSVALYDTGASHSFISFAKVEELGLKVSELPFDLHVHTPHQTVMTRSGCRQVGFKLEGRDFVHDLICLPMVGLEMILGFDWLSKNRILLDSFERTIRFMPEGENGAVVATGYYLNSVMVHYSGEECQGYILLAANALGDAQNLDQIPVVRDFPEVFPKDIPEFPPQREIEFAIELVPGAGPVSIAPYRMAPIELAELKTQLEELLNKRFIRPSVSPWGAPVLLVKKKDGGMRLCVDYRQLNKVTVKNKYPLPRIDDLMDQLQGAGVFSKIDLRSGYHQIIVKEEDIPKTAFRTRYGHYEFAVMSFGLTNAPAIFMDYMNRVFRPFLDKFVVVFIDDILVYSKTVKEHEEHLRIVLQILKERKLYAKLSKCEF, from the coding sequence ATGGCTACTCGCGGGCGAGGTCGAACGCGTACACGGGAAAGTAGGAATGAGCATCCAGCTGACAATCACGCCGAATTCATGGCGGCGATGGCGAATCTCGCTAACACCATGGAAGctaatgctgctgcgactctgcaagcaGTGCAGAGATTGGGCCAACCGACTGGAAATGGCAACGAAAATGGGAATGGCGAAGGGAATACCAATGATAATGCTGAGGGTAATGGCGATAACACAGGAGGAGTTCCGATGATCCTGGCGACGTTCctcaaggttcatccgccaaCTTTCCGAGGATCCACAGATCCTATTGAAGCGGACCACTGGTTCCAGGCTATAGAGCGTGCTTTACAGGCGCAGCATGTTCCTCTCAATCAATATGTAGAGTTTGCCGCTTATCAGCTAGCGGGAGAGGCCCAGCCCTGGTGGCAAGCTGAGTGTCGTTTGCTACAGCTTCAGAACGCCAACATTCCATGGGAGGTGTTCCAAACGGCTTTCTACAAGAAATACtttcctgagtctgcaagggaagcaaaggagatggagctaatgcagctgaagcaaggttccatgTCTGTGGCAGAGTACACCAACAAGTTCGAAGAGCTTTGTAGGTTTTCTCGGGTATGTCAGGGTGACCCGGAGACTTTCGAGAGCTGGAGGTGCATTAAGTACCAAAGGGGCTTGAAGGACAACattatgactgctgtggctcctatggagatcCGTGTCTTCTCCGACTTGGTGAACAAAGCAAGGGTAGTGGAGGAGTATGCCAAGACAGTGGCGGCATCTAAGGACACTCATGGAGGGAGCTCTAGTCGTGGGCGTGGCAAGTATTTTTATCCTAGAGGACAAAGCTTCAAAAGAGGGGGATATACTCCTCAAGGCCAAGGGGGTTTCAGAAAGAACAATCAGAATCAGTTTCAGTATGCTAAAGGCagaggaaatcagagtaagaGTTCTCCGGATTTAGCTTGTGATCATTGTGGACATTTTCACCCTTATGACTCATGTAAGATTGGTTTAGGTGGTTGCTTCAAGTTTGGGTTACCTGGCCACATTGCGAGGGATTGCCCTCGTGGGAGGAATCAGAATGCGGGCCAGAGTCAGCATCAAGGTCGAGTCTTTGCTGTGAATGCCAAGGATGCTTCCAAGGCAGATCCTTTGATGAAAGGTATATGTCTAATTGGTGATAAATCCTCAGttgcattatatgatactggagcttcgcaTTCGTTTATTTCATTTGCTAAAGTTGAGGAATTAGGCTTGAAAGTATCAGAGTTACCTTTTGATCTAcatgtacatactccgcatcaaacagttatgactaggtcaggttgtagacaagtaggtttcaagcttgagggtagagaCTTTGTACACGATTTGATCTGTTTACCAATGGTGGGGCtggagatgattttggggtttgattggttgtcgaagAACCGGATTTTGTTGGATTCCTTTGAACGGACAATTCGGTTTATGCCGGAAGGAGAAAATGGAGCAGTGGTAGCTACGGGGtattacctgaactctgtaatggtgcaTTATAGTGGGGAggagtgtcagggttatattcTGTTGGCTGCTAATGCATTGGGCGATGCCCAGAACTTAGATCAAATTCCGGTGGTTAGAGATTTTCCAGAAGTGTTCCCGAAAGATATCCCTGAGTTCCCACCTCAAAGGGAAATTGAGTTTGCGATTGAATTGGTGCCAGGAGCCGGACCAGTATCGATTGCACCGTATAGAATGGCTCCTATAGAGCTGGCAGAGctaaagactcagttggaagagcttctgaataagaggttcattcgaccgagtgtatcaccgtggggagcaccagttttattggtgaagaagaaagatggagggaTGCGTTTGTGTGTGGATTACCGACAGTTAAATAAAGTGACAGTAAAGAACAAGTACCCgctgccaaggatagatgacttgatggatcaattgcaaggagctggagtgttttccaagattgatttgagatccggttaccaCCAGATAATAGTGAAGGaagaggatatccctaagactgcCTTTAGAACacgctatggacactacgagtttgcggtaatgtcttttgggttaacgaatgcacctgctattttcatggattacatgaacagagtgtttcgtccctttttggacaaattcgtggtggttttcatagatgaCATCTTAGTTTACTCTAAGACGGTAAAGGAGCATGAGGAACACTTGAGGATTGTACTGCAAATCTTAAAGGAGCGGAAGTTATACGCTAAGTTATCAAAGTGCGAGTTCTGA
- the LOC107622658 gene encoding probable disease resistance protein At4g27220, which translates to MAGFGNIASNLGDLATEVAKQVGGEALASRLVSVRNSGENFELLKQELQGLLALKEDKEKEVQGNRHKDTSSAYRLWSAKVFEVAAETRHLIAKYETSTWSWKHPILSTEIEKKLKEVQQLADKGNSVDSTVDKPPDRILKVFYAPEIMGYKTLQSALENIVDLLKSSKIQTIGVAGMKGVGKTALMQNLNNHDVVAEIFDIVIFISLSADHTDHELQCKIAKRLKVDTEVINDPEEVARIIHEELQTKKYLLILDGAADEINLGQLGIPCNDNHSKVIITAQHRQVCTLNGAERMIEVGLLSRDEAWKMFCNTVGPVIDLPDIPEIARRVCDKCSCLPLLIQKIARSFRLKKSASSWRVGLEDLEERWPDYENEGVSELYSFLTFCYDELKDENKQKCFLYASLYPANCKVYTDYLVECWAAQNFLGDVNNTRKYQKARDRGQAILEHLTDVSLLDRGKQMIYVSMNDCMQQLALHISSKHPECSSYVQTREKLDDAQESLSWEKARWVSMIDTNLKSLPTNQDCSMLLMLLLQKNPDLSTIPQLFFKKHMRSLLVLDLYGTGIRWLPSSMSKLTGLKGLYLNHCKHLRELHPAIGTLELLEFLDIRGTQISFIPSLIGYLINLRCLRVPYIRSGDQNMDQTGDLDPCAILRLTRLEELVIEVVSFEDWCSNAENVMAMLTSLEHLTNLQCSFPSSNILDRFLRRRSGRQFTSFQFFVGCPNSKRPQILESFEYRISKYIRYDNSKHENTFSISEILPQTHAVELVHFKEIKEISDLGKENLEQIRGLSLEECNEIHTLIGGNVNGSRDEIGLPNLEQLLLNKLLELNCVFRGPLNPGSLSKLKVLTLKNCPFLITIFCNGAIQYLSELQKLEIHSCFRLEELIPIIEIGEDVLPKLEVLLLANLPRLRFVTPDMTLRWSSLERVNIYRCPLLKSLPFCKDKETNLRSIRGEQGWWNELKWKHKAQYQDIFLPSNELTF; encoded by the coding sequence ATGGCTGGTTTCGGAAACATTGCTTCCAATCTCGGAGATTTGGCAACAGAGGTAGCAAAGCAGGTTGGAGGAGAAGCCCTAGCAAGCAGGTTGGTATCTGTAAGAAATTCGGGAGAGAACTTTGAACTTCTGAAGCAAGAACTGCAAGGACTACTTGCATTGAAAGAAGATAAAGAGAAGGAAGTTCAAGGAAACAGACACAAAGATACCTCAAGTGCTTATCGCTTATGGTCTGCAAAGGTGTTTGAGGTAGCTGCTGAAACTCGTCATTTGATTGCCAAATATGAAACTTCAACTTGGTCTTGGAAGCACCCAATCCTATCCACAGAGATTGAGAAAAAGCTTAAAGAAGTTCAACAACTCGCAGACAAGGGAAATTCTGTGGATTCTACAGTTGATAAACCACCAGATCGAATCTTAAAAGTTTTTTATGCTCCTGAAATCATGGGGTATAAGACTCTCCAAAGTGCACTCGAAAATATTGTAGATCTGCTAAAAAGCAGCAAAATACAAACCATTGGAGTGGCTGGAATGAAGGGCGTGGGGAAGACAGCACTGATGCAGAACCTAAATAACCATGATGTTGTTGCAGAGATCTTTGATATAGTCATATTTATTAGCCTCTCAGCTGATCACACAGATCACGAGCTTCAATGTAAAATAGCAAAGCGATTGAAGGTGGATACTGAAGTCATCAATGATCCCGAGGAAGTTGCGAGAATAATACATGAGGAGCTGCAAACTAAGAAGTATTTGCTGATTTTGGATGGGGCAGCGGATGAGATCAACTTGGGTCAGCTGGGAATACCATGTAATGACAATCACAGTAAGGTGATAATAACTGCTCAACATCGCCAAGTTTGTACCTTGAATGGAGCAGAAAGGATGATTGAGGTAGGCCTGTTATCCCGGGATGAGGCATGGAAGATGTTCTGTAACACTGTAGGTCCTGTGATTGATCTCCCGGACATTCCAGAGATAGCTCGGCGTGTATGTGACAAGTGCTCTTGTCTTCCCCTTCTGATACAGAAGATAGCACGCTCTTTCAGATTGAAAAAGAGTGCTTCCAGCTGGAGGGTAGGACTGGAAGATCTTGAAGAACGATGGCCGGATTATGAGAATGAAGGCGTGAGTGAGTTGTACTCATTCTTGACGTTCTGTTATGATGAATTGAAAGATGAAAACAAACAGAAATGCTTTCTGTATGCTTCATTGTACCCTGCCAATTGCAAGGTTTATACTGACTATTTGGTGGAGTGTTGGGCTGCTCAGAACTTCCTTGGTGATGTTAACAACACAAGGAAATACCAAAAGGCACGGGATCGTGGTCAGGCAATATTGGAACATCTTACTGATGTCTCTCTTCTGGATAGAGGAAAACAGATGATATATGTTTCCATGAATGATTGTATGCAACAACTTGCTTTGCATATATCATCTAAGCACCCTGAATGTAGTTCTTATGTCCAAACTAGAGAGAAACTTGATGATGCCCAAGAATCATTATCATGGGAGAAGGCTAGATGGGTATCAATGATAGACACTAATCTGAAAAGTTTGCCAACAAACCAAGATTGTAGCATGCTTTTGATGCTATTGCTGCAAAAGAATCCAGACTTGTCTACGATCCCACAACTGTTTTTCAAGAAACACATGAGAAGTCTTCTTGTGTTGGACTTGTATGGCACTGGAATTAGGTGGTTACCATCATCGATGTCAAAGTTGACAGGTCTTAAAGGGCTCTATCTTAATCACTGTAAGCATCTAAGGGAGTTACATCCTGCTATTGGAACACTTGAGCTTCTTGAGTTCCTCGACATTCGGGGTACCCAGATAAGCTTCATCCCATCTCTAATTGGGTACTTGATCAATTTAAGATGCCTGCGAGTCCCATACATCAGAAGTGGTGATCAAAATATGGATCAAACAGGTGATCTTGATCCTTGTGCAATTTTAAGGCTCACGAGATTAGAAGAATTGGTCATCGAAGTAGTTTCCTTTGAGGATTGGTGCAGTAATGCAGAAAATGTGATGGCGATGTTGACTTCTTTGGAACATCTAACCAACCTTCAGTGCAGCTTTCCCTCTTCCAACATTCTTGACAGGTTTCTAAGAAGGAGATCTGGAAGGCAATTTACTTCGTTCCAATTCTTTGTCGGATGTCCAAACTCAAAACGGCCACAAATTCTAGAGTCTTTTGAGTATAGGATTTCCAAATACATAAGGTATGACAATAGCAAGCATGAGAATACTTTTTCAATAAGTGAGATACTTCCTCAAACCCATGCAGTTGAATTGGTACACttcaaggaaattaaagaaatatcAGACCTTGGAAAAGAAAACTTGGAGCAAATTCGGGGTCTTTCACTCGAGGAATGCAATGAAATTCATACCCTTATAGGAGGTAACGTGAATGGTTCTAGAGATGAAATCGGCCTGCCAAATCTAGAGCAATTGCTGTTAAACAAATTGCTTGAACTGAATTGTGTGTTTCGAGGTCCTCTGAACCCTGGATCCCTTTCCAAATTAAAGGTTTTGACATTGAAGAATTGCCCCTTTTTAATAACCATTTTTTGCAATGGGGCTATTCAATATCTCTCAGAGCTTCAGAAACTGGAAATTCACAGCTGCTTTAGATTAGAAGAACTTATTCCAATCATAGAGATCGGTGAGGATGTTCTTCCAAAACTGGAGGTGCTGCTGCTAGCTAACTTGCCAAGACTCAGATTTGTAACCCCAGACATGACATTGAGATGGTCCTCTCTAGAGCGAGTAAATATATACAGGTGCCCTCTGTTGAAATCTTTACCATTTTGCAAGGACAAGGAAACAAACCTAAGATCCATTAGGGGTGAACAAGGATGGTGGAATGAGTTGAAGTGGAAACACAAAGCTCAATACCAAGACATATTTCTACCCTCGAATGAGCTTACATTTTAG
- the LOC107622657 gene encoding disease resistance protein RPS2-like, whose protein sequence is MSKAGDIPKTESEEASASQIRTLTSLQSTISSLELINSLRRKRDLMSLLCSYPLDMRVIFDDFIPKAYCERKLLLKLEGLLPKAIIRDAENGDRSGSNFIFGDANSDLIPEAILDMAADLAVHQLMQTLISICKSKSPKHAKCIRLSTRNDVEKRTVMEKVTAALNDKHHSLDILNSFHGHLTIDATGYPTSEAEKELKQHICQLLQLSAIKYDDILCTLQIEDEMSRSRYLVILVDRDGEEIVDPQKVGLYGTLLTGVLVFITTDSPSSQQAKEGGLKDGLVNLEIRTKEHLLPWVVFCDTAGKEFVYSSGAILTTAVRIVEECRSHLHAILLVAKWLKNHQDVRMWELALHKLQFTNPSHDVINFHGLNSIMINTFLNLIWDGMNKTQQNCLLSCSVIPKIRDGMVDHELKNHWMSSLFVDAGETEKNLRQLVENSIFLQFDGVGGRYIWLPEETYQMLEWIYTLDPLFIEKSNLGLTEPPNTDKWHNAVRIELAGNKISELPESPDCLQLKVLMLQRNADLTKIPSSFFYHMPLLCILNLSYTSVRELPCSLFFLKHLRELYLKGCECFMKLPPEIGNLEKLEKLDLDETQITHLPKEVQKLTNIQSLTLCFYEYHVKKNVPYSCSTIIPSGVLPKLERLEHLCIGVNPDDARWNKNVQVILPEILGLECLQTLSIYIPQLELLKLIPARIFELDFRFIVGHHMQRIISSMPPATDVEFKQSNRSLKFVKGEGVTDEIKMLLRHSKALFLDRHFTLKSLTEFEMKNLEQLRVCILTECKEMQTIGGGGDLDDNIDMLPHLLFLSIFQMKNLRSIWEGSTPPPCLFGMLQSLSLQSCPKLTTLFSVDFVGNLSLLKELMVKDCPKLSTLISYKPFSYTCNPSADTFLPKLSKLWLLHLPELTSISSGLGIGPGLKEVGFYGCPKMRNLSRKELVSRALTVIKGHTNWWKALEGRPSTFDQVFSPIHEEADLMTQLGTPLQHTGFATPASNSPASSGKGLKNKKGSRFSNLRISIPQLRSAVLSNKFSREIRYRGILERPWGRYTSQVCEPGKNSIWLGTFDPAEEAAGADDATAREFPGHKAKTNLPSQSSILYSNTFDAAEESANSAKVTHPYDKATREFMNPQRYAF, encoded by the exons ATGAGCAAAGCAGGTGATATTCCCAAAACAGAATCTGAAGAGGCCTCGGCTTCTCAGATTAGAACTTTGACGAGCTTGCAATCAACAATTTCCTCACTTGAATTGATAAATAGTTTGAGGAGGAAGAGGGATTTGATGAGCCTCTTGTGTAGTTACCCACTGGACATGAGAGTGATCTTTGATGATTTCATACCAAAGGCATATTGTGAGAGGAAGCTGCTGCTTAAGCTAGAAGGACTTCTTCCAAAAGCGATAATAAGGGATGCTGAAAATGGTGACAGGTCCGGCTCCAACTTCATCTTTGGTGATGCCAACTCGGACTTAATTCCAGAAGCTATTCTCGATATGGCTGCTGATCTTGCTGTCCACCAACTCATGCAAACATTGATTTCCATTTGTAAAAGCAAAAGTCCAAAGCATGCAAAATGCATCAGGTTATCAACAAGAAATGATGTTGAAAAGAGAACAGTCATGGAAAAAGTAACTGCAGCCTTGAATGACAAGCACCATTCACTTGACATTCTTAATTCATTTCATGGACATCTGACTATTGATGCCACCGGATATCcaacttcagaagcagagaaGGAACTTAAGCAACATATCTGTCAACTACTTCAGCTTTCAGCTATTAAATACGATGACATCTTGTGCACCCTACAGATTGAAGACGAGATGTCAAGAAGCAGGTATCTAGTAATTCTTGTAGATAGGGATGGTGAGGAAATTGTTGATCCACAAAAAGTGGGACTTTATGGTACTCTACTGACAGGAGTTTTGGTATTCATTACCACTGACTCACCATCATCTCAACAGGCTAAAGAAGGAGGATTGAAGGATGGGTTAGTGAACTTGGAAATACGGACAAAAGAACATTTGCTGCCATGGGTGGTCTTCTGTGACACTGCGGGGAAGGAGTTTGTATATTCATCAGGTGCTATCCTGACAACTGCAGTGCGCATAGTTGAGGAGTGTCGTAGCCACCTTCATGCAATTCTCCTTGTGGCAAAGTGGTTGAAGAATCATCAAGATGTCAGAATGTGGGAACTTGCTCTCCACAAATTACAATTTACTAATCCTTCACACGATGTCATCAATTTTCATGGTTTGAACAGCATCATGATAAACACATTCCTAAACTTAATATGGGATGGCATGAATAAGACACAACAGAATTGCCTACTGAGCTGTTCAGTCATTCCCAAAATTAGAGATGGCATGGTTGATCATGAATTGAAGAATCACTGGATGTCTTCTCTTTTTGTGGATGCGGGAGAAACAGAAAAGAACCTAAGACAGCTTGTGGAAAATTCCATCTTTCTTCAATTCGACGGTGTTGGAGGCAGGTATATTTGGTTACCAGAAGAAACCTATCAAATGTTAGAATGGATATACACCTTAGACCCATTGTTCATAGAGAAATCGAACCTAGGATTGACTGAACCACCCAACACTGACAAATGGCATAATGCTGTACGAATTGAATTAGCAGGCAATAAAATCTCTGAGCTACCAGAGTCCCCAGATTGTCTGCAACTCAAAGTTTTGATGCTGCAACGCAATGCTGATTTGACAAAAATACCATCTTCATTTTTTTATCACATGCCTCTGCTTTGCATCCTGAACTTATCCTACACTAGTGTAAGAGAACTGccatgttccttgttctttctgaAGCACCTTAGAGAACTATATCTGAAAGGTTGTGAATGCTTCATGAAATTGCCACCTGAAATCGGAAATTTGGAGAAGCTTGAGAAGCTTGATCTTGATGAGACTCAGATCACACATCTGCCAAAAGAGGTCCAGAAGTTAACAAATATTCAAAGCTTGACCCTCTGCTTTTATGAATATCATGTTAAGAAGAACGTGCCATATTCCTGCTCAACGATTATTCCGTCTGGCGTGCTACCTAAACTCGAGAGGTTGGAACATTTGTGTATTGGTGTAAACCCTGATGATGCGCGGTGGAATAAAAATGTGCAAGTCATTCTACCAGAAATATTGGGATTAGAGTGTTTACAAACTCTCAGCATTTATATCCCACAACTGGAACTTTTGAAGCTCATACCGGCCCGCATTTTTGAACTTGATTTCAGGTTCATTGTTGGTCATCATATGCAGCGGATTATATCAAGCATGCCACCTGCCACTGATGTGGAATTTAAACAAAGTAACCGCAGCTTAAAATTTGTAAAAGGTGAGGGTGTCACAGATGAAATCAAAATGCTACTTAGACACAGCAAAGCTCTTTTCTTGGATCGGCATTTCACCTTAAAGAGTCTAACTGAATTCGAAATGAAAAATTTAGAGCAACTACGTGTGTGCATATTGACAGAATGCAAAGAAATGCAAACAATTGGTGGAGGAGGTGACTTAGACGATAATATTGATATGCTTCCGCATCTGCTATTCTTAAGTATATTCCAGATGAAGAATCTAAGAAGCATCTGGGAAGGCTCAACTCCTCCACCCTGCTTATTTGGTATGTTGCAGTCTTTGTCATTGCAAAGTTGTCCCAAGTTAACGACTCTCTTCTCTGTGGATTTTGTGGGAAATCTTTCTTTGTTGAAGGAGCTCATGGTGAAAGACTGTCCCAAATTAAGTACCCTAATAAGCTATAAGCCTTTTTCTTATACATGTAACCCCAGTGCCGATACTTTCCTCCCTAAATTGAGCAAGTTATGGCTTCTCCATCTTCCTGAATTGACCAGCATTTCGAGTGGGTTGGGCATTGGACCTGGTTTAAAAGAAGTAGGATTTTATGGTTGCCCAAAGATGCGTAATCTTTCAAGGAAGGAATTGGTAAGCAGAGCACTAACTGTAATCAAGGGACACACAAACTGGTGGAAGGCGCTAGAAGGTCGACCGTCTACATTTGATCAGGTTTTTTCCCCAATCCATGAAGAGGCGGACTTGATGACTCAATTAG GTACGCCATTACAGCACACGGGGTTTGCAACTCCAGCATCAAATTCACCAGCTTCAAGTGGCAAGGGCCTCAAAAACAAGAAGGGTTCCAGGTTCTCCAACCTTAG AATATCAATACCTCAACTCCGATCTGCCGTTCTTTCAAATAAATTCTCCAGAGAGATTCGATACAGAGGGATTTTGGAGAGGCCCTGGGGCCGTTACACGTCCCAGGTTTGCGAACCTGGCAAGAACAGCATCTGGCTCGGCACCTTTGACCCTGCTGAAGAGGCCGCAGGTGCCGACGACGCAACCGCACGTGAGTTCCCCGGCCATAAGGCCAAAACCAATTTGCCCAGCCAGAGTAGTATCCTCTACTCCAACACCTTCGATGCCGCCGAGGAGTCTGCAAATTCTGCAAAGGTTACACATCCCTATGACAAGGCGACACGTGAGTTCATGAATCCTCAGCGGTATGCTTTTTAA